The Phragmites australis chromosome 15, lpPhrAust1.1, whole genome shotgun sequence genome window below encodes:
- the LOC133893389 gene encoding guanosine deaminase-like isoform X1: protein MSRDGTAHPLFLSPKKFPEFLFLPKAMEEAQVVESKDGTISVASAFAGHQEAIQDRDHKFLTKAVEEAYRGVDCGDGGPFGAVIVRNDEVVVSCHNMVLKHTDPTAHAEVTAIKEASKKLGKIELSDCEIYASCEPCPMCFGAVHLSRIKRLVYGAKAEAAIAIGFDDFIADALRGTGYYQKANMEIKKADGNGALIAEQVFEKTKEKFHMY from the exons ATGAGCCGCGACGGGACGGCTCAtcccctttttctctctcccaaaAAGTTCCCGGAGTTTCTCTTTCTCCCCAAGGCCATGGAGGAGGCGCAGG TTGTGGAGTCGAAGGATGGAACCATCTCGGTTGCTTCTGCATTTGCTGGTCATCAGGAAG CCATACAAGACAGGGACCATAAATTCTTGACAAAAGCAGTTGAAGAAGCATATCGAGGAGTTGATTGCGGAGACGGAGGTCCGTTTGGGGCAGTCATCGTCCGTAATGATGAAGTAGTAGTTAGCTGCCATAACATGGTTCTGAAGCACACTGATCCAACTGCACATGCTGAAGTAACTGCAATAAAAGAG GCTAGCAAAAAACTTGGGAAAATTGAGCTCTCTGATTGTGAAATTTATGCGTCCTGCGAGCCATGCCCGATGTGCTTCGGCGCAGTTCATCTGTCCCGGATCAAG AGACTGGTTTATGGAGCCAAGGCTGAAGCTGCCATTGCCATTGGATTTGATGACTTCATTGCAGATGCTCTGAGAGGCACTGGGTACTACCAGAAGGCCAACATGGAGATCAAGAAGGCTGATGGCAACGGAGCACTGATCGCTGAGCAGGTCTTCGAAAAGACAAAGGAGAAGTTCCATATGTACTAA
- the LOC133893389 gene encoding guanosine deaminase-like isoform X2 — MVLKHTDPTAHAEVTAIKEASKKLGKIELSDCEIYASCEPCPMCFGAVHLSRIKRLVYGAKAEAAIAIGFDDFIADALRGTGYYQKANMEIKKADGNGALIAEQVFEKTKEKFHMY, encoded by the exons ATGGTTCTGAAGCACACTGATCCAACTGCACATGCTGAAGTAACTGCAATAAAAGAG GCTAGCAAAAAACTTGGGAAAATTGAGCTCTCTGATTGTGAAATTTATGCGTCCTGCGAGCCATGCCCGATGTGCTTCGGCGCAGTTCATCTGTCCCGGATCAAG AGACTGGTTTATGGAGCCAAGGCTGAAGCTGCCATTGCCATTGGATTTGATGACTTCATTGCAGATGCTCTGAGAGGCACTGGGTACTACCAGAAGGCCAACATGGAGATCAAGAAGGCTGATGGCAACGGAGCACTGATCGCTGAGCAGGTCTTCGAAAAGACAAAGGAGAAGTTCCATATGTACTAA